A window of the Candidatus Saccharimonadales bacterium genome harbors these coding sequences:
- a CDS encoding AAA family ATPase produces MAAGICDIDKTRPATRMVRVRQNGRLTTLELCDEHYSALLQQQSITSPFESLFSGSDTLDSFFENFAGTGMTRTPGGRSIPISENRESIDLEQYLSDHTKDVIQKAAKTAVSLGRREVDTEHLLYALTESDVIQEILKQFKLKDDDIRGYIDANAPKGEKPPEDQERIELSVSPRVKQVLGNALQSSQELGHSYVGPEHLLVALVQEDEGMAGEILRRYGLTTESLRQAVVKVVGKGAQEGRVEHASTTPQLDKYSRDLSELARQGKLDPVIGRAKEIETTIEILARRTKNNPVLIGEPGVGKTAIAEGLAQRIVNGRIPQVLQSKRVVELSLTAMVAGSKYRGEFEERIKTVLDEIVAHQDELIIFIDELHTVVGAGQGGGEGGIDVANVMKPALARGELHLIGATTLNEYQKYIEKDAALERRFQPVLIPEPTVEQTIEILRGLRDRYEAHHRVKIADDALVAAAELADRYVTNRFLPDKAIDLIDQAAARVRIGADTHTQEMDDVGDKIAKQTRERDYAVNHKQMDEAKKISEQLEGLEAERDSLTDKWQADRGITSEEVRVEHIAQVVSRITGIPVAELTEEEKDKLLKMEELLHQRVIGQDQAVAAVAGAIRLARSGLREGTQPIATFLFLGPTGVGKTELARTLAEVVFGDEEAMIRIDMSEYMERHSVARLIGAPPGYVGYDEGGQLTERVRRKPYSVILLDEIEKAHPDVHNILLQVFDDGRLTDGKGRLVDFTNTIIIATSNLGSELIQENLTRKDKEKRSYDELKKGLMDILRIQFRPEFLNRLDEIIVFDALDKNQIREIVELRLERVKRLARGQGITLAFEKSAVDYLAKQGYMPEYGARELQRQIKIEIESKLAQEMLKGDISEGSTVRIAHDTKKGIVFKT; encoded by the coding sequence ATGGCAGCAGGAATTTGTGATATTGATAAAACGAGGCCAGCGACACGTATGGTTCGCGTCAGACAAAACGGACGATTAACGACATTGGAATTGTGTGACGAACATTACAGCGCATTACTCCAACAACAATCTATAACCTCACCGTTTGAATCACTTTTTTCTGGGTCAGATACCCTTGACAGCTTTTTCGAGAATTTCGCAGGGACGGGAATGACACGGACGCCTGGCGGACGATCAATTCCGATATCTGAAAACCGCGAATCCATAGATTTAGAGCAGTACCTGTCGGATCACACGAAAGACGTTATCCAAAAAGCCGCCAAAACCGCCGTTAGCCTTGGACGGCGTGAAGTAGACACCGAACATCTGCTTTATGCGCTGACAGAAAGTGACGTTATTCAAGAAATTCTAAAGCAGTTCAAGCTGAAGGATGACGACATCCGGGGATATATTGATGCCAACGCGCCAAAAGGTGAAAAGCCGCCCGAAGACCAGGAACGAATTGAGCTTTCCGTTTCACCACGGGTTAAGCAAGTACTTGGCAACGCTCTTCAAAGTTCGCAGGAATTAGGTCATAGCTATGTTGGCCCCGAACATTTGTTAGTTGCACTCGTTCAAGAAGATGAAGGCATGGCAGGGGAGATTCTACGACGATACGGACTGACGACAGAATCCTTACGGCAGGCAGTCGTTAAGGTTGTTGGTAAAGGCGCGCAGGAGGGGCGCGTTGAGCACGCCTCAACAACGCCTCAACTTGATAAATATTCGCGTGATCTAAGCGAACTGGCACGGCAGGGCAAGCTAGATCCGGTTATCGGGAGAGCTAAGGAAATCGAAACTACCATAGAGATCCTTGCAAGACGAACAAAGAATAACCCTGTCCTAATCGGCGAGCCAGGAGTAGGTAAAACAGCAATTGCCGAAGGGTTGGCGCAGCGAATCGTGAATGGCAGGATACCCCAGGTCTTACAAAGTAAACGTGTTGTCGAACTAAGCCTTACCGCTATGGTTGCAGGCAGTAAATACCGGGGTGAATTTGAAGAACGCATCAAAACAGTACTCGACGAGATTGTTGCTCACCAGGATGAACTGATTATTTTCATCGACGAATTACACACTGTCGTCGGCGCGGGGCAGGGCGGTGGTGAAGGCGGAATTGACGTTGCAAACGTTATGAAGCCGGCGCTTGCCCGTGGCGAACTTCATCTCATTGGAGCAACGACACTAAACGAATACCAAAAATATATCGAAAAGGACGCAGCGCTAGAGCGCCGCTTCCAGCCAGTATTAATACCCGAGCCAACCGTTGAACAAACGATTGAAATCCTCCGGGGATTACGTGATAGGTATGAAGCGCATCATAGGGTTAAAATCGCGGACGATGCTCTTGTCGCGGCTGCTGAGCTTGCCGATCGTTACGTTACAAACCGCTTCCTTCCCGATAAAGCGATCGATCTTATCGATCAAGCCGCAGCACGAGTGCGCATTGGTGCCGATACACATACCCAGGAAATGGATGATGTGGGTGACAAAATCGCAAAACAAACCCGCGAACGTGATTACGCCGTCAACCATAAGCAAATGGATGAGGCAAAAAAAATCAGCGAACAACTAGAAGGCCTCGAAGCTGAAAGGGATTCTCTTACCGATAAATGGCAAGCTGATAGGGGAATTACGTCTGAAGAGGTGCGTGTTGAACACATTGCCCAAGTAGTCTCGCGTATTACGGGTATCCCCGTTGCCGAACTTACCGAAGAAGAAAAAGATAAATTACTTAAAATGGAAGAACTCCTTCATCAGCGTGTCATTGGTCAGGATCAGGCGGTTGCGGCCGTGGCTGGCGCCATACGATTGGCACGTTCAGGCCTGAGGGAAGGTACGCAGCCTATCGCGACCTTCCTTTTCCTAGGCCCAACCGGCGTCGGTAAAACCGAACTAGCGAGGACACTTGCAGAAGTTGTCTTTGGAGACGAAGAAGCCATGATCCGCATAGATATGAGCGAATATATGGAACGGCATTCAGTCGCGCGACTTATTGGAGCCCCTCCGGGATATGTTGGTTACGATGAAGGCGGACAGCTTACCGAACGTGTCCGCCGTAAACCGTATAGTGTCATATTGCTCGACGAAATCGAAAAAGCGCATCCCGACGTCCATAATATCCTTTTGCAAGTTTTCGACGATGGCCGCCTGACCGACGGAAAGGGAAGATTAGTCGATTTCACCAACACGATCATTATCGCAACGTCTAACTTGGGGTCTGAATTGATCCAAGAAAACCTAACGCGTAAGGACAAGGAAAAGAGATCCTACGACGAGCTAAAAAAGGGCTTGATGGATATTTTGCGCATACAGTTCCGACCAGAATTCCTGAACCGGCTTGATGAGATCATCGTCTTTGACGCACTCGATAAAAACCAAATTAGAGAGATCGTTGAATTACGGCTGGAACGGGTCAAGCGTCTTGCGCGAGGCCAAGGAATTACTCTCGCCTTTGAAAAATCAGCCGTTGATTATCTTGCCAAGCAGGGTTACATGCCCGAATATGGCGCCCGGGAATTACAACGGCAAATTAAGATAGAGATCGAATCCAAGCTCGCCCAAGAAATGCTAAAAGGTGATATTAGCGAAGGGAGTACGGTACGAATTGCCCATGACACAAAGAAAGGTATCGTATTTAAAACGTAG